The DNA window CGTTAAAAATAACGTCTTTCATTTTATAAAGTTTCTCTGTCCTTTCTCATTTGGACCTTTAAAAACCGAATTAATATTAATCCTGCACCAAAAAATAAGGTCATCGATAAAGCGGCAATACGCATATTATTAAAATGCTCAATCAATGTTGCAAAGATAAATGTTCCAATAATGATGGCTATCTTTTCCAACACGTCGTAGAAGCTGAAATACGTTGTATTTTCCATAGAATTTTCAGGAAGTAATTTTGAATAGGTAGATCTTGACATCGCCTGAAGTCCTCCCATTACTAATCCTACGACTGCAGCAACTCCGTAGAATTGATACTCTACTGTAGGGTTTTCCTTGTTGAGGAAGAAAGCCCAGATACAGGCAACAATCCATAATATGATCGCAATCGAAATAACGTTTTTGTTTCCGATTCTTTTGGATAGTCTGGAAAAAATCACAGCTCCGATAATGGCTTCAATCTGAATTACCAGAAGGGTTCCTATCAGTTTATCCTGAGCAAGATTGATTTCACTCTTCCCGAATAAGGTTGCCATAAGGAATATAGTCTGCATTCCTACGCTGTAAAAGAAAAAGCTGGACAAAAAGAATTTAAGATTTTTATCCTTGAATAATTCTCCGCCTACTTTAAACAGCTCATGGAAGCTTTCTTTGGCAATATCCTTATAGAAGCTCATATTGTCTTTAAAAACCTCAAAAAAGCCACCTTGTTCTGCATGCTTTTTAAAAATATTTTTATAATTCAGCAACACAAGATCTTTTGGAAGCTTGTCTTTTACATCTCCGAATTGTGGAAGATGTTTGAAAGTATATTGAGAAAAACCAAACCACCATGCACCGGTTAACAGGAAGCTTATTCTTGTAAATAGCAACTG is part of the Chryseobacterium lactis genome and encodes:
- a CDS encoding MFS transporter, which produces MSETENRQPKNIKNNPKIMKAWAVYDWANSVYSLVITSTIFPIYYSILTTAYEKKEYIAETKKWIDVPVRHTIKIFGEGYQPDAVYGYSLTISFFIVVLLSPFLSSLADTIGNKKSFLQFFCYLGATSCMGLAMFTGMHNVFLGLLFSITASVGFWGSLVFYNSFLPDIATPDRQDALSARGYVYGYIGSVVLVVICLILIQVFAKGAAQQLLFTRISFLLTGAWWFGFSQYTFKHLPQFGDVKDKLPKDLVLLNYKNIFKKHAEQGGFFEVFKDNMSFYKDIAKESFHELFKVGGELFKDKNLKFFLSSFFFYSVGMQTIFLMATLFGKSEINLAQDKLIGTLLVIQIEAIIGAVIFSRLSKRIGNKNVISIAIILWIVACIWAFFLNKENPTVEYQFYGVAAVVGLVMGGLQAMSRSTYSKLLPENSMENTTYFSFYDVLEKIAIIIGTFIFATLIEHFNNMRIAALSMTLFFGAGLILIRFLKVQMRKDRETL